A region of Myxococcus stipitatus DSM 14675 DNA encodes the following proteins:
- a CDS encoding RDD family protein, whose product MSTASTPHLAVATPERVALSLPVAGIGYRCLAWLVDATLLFFFWVVAYFVFTLLVSDVLGVFQGLSGLGQTLLVVGVFATQWLYWTVGEVFFHGQTPGKKALRIRVVRLDGAPVGLYESAVRNLCRAVDFLPGLYAAGCISMLLTPQHRRLGDLLAGTVLVRDERIDLDKYTAAAPGEAVAVAGRTLAPDEVELVLAFLTRAPGLQPDARSRMGAKLVEKLGGLADEEKAAVLASPEATESYLRARVRAER is encoded by the coding sequence ATGAGCACCGCCTCGACACCTCATCTCGCCGTGGCCACACCGGAGCGCGTGGCGCTGTCCCTGCCCGTTGCGGGCATCGGATACCGCTGCCTCGCGTGGTTGGTGGACGCCACCTTGCTGTTCTTCTTCTGGGTGGTGGCCTACTTCGTCTTCACGCTGCTGGTGTCCGACGTGCTGGGCGTGTTCCAGGGGTTGTCGGGCCTGGGCCAGACACTGCTGGTGGTGGGTGTCTTCGCGACGCAGTGGCTGTACTGGACGGTGGGAGAGGTCTTCTTCCATGGACAGACGCCGGGCAAGAAGGCCCTGCGCATCCGGGTGGTGCGCCTGGACGGCGCTCCGGTGGGCCTCTACGAAAGCGCGGTGCGCAACCTGTGCCGCGCGGTGGACTTCCTTCCCGGCCTCTACGCCGCCGGCTGCATCAGCATGCTGCTGACCCCACAGCACCGCCGGCTCGGGGACCTGCTGGCCGGGACGGTGCTCGTGCGCGATGAGCGCATCGACCTGGACAAGTACACCGCGGCGGCCCCGGGTGAGGCGGTGGCGGTGGCGGGACGGACGCTGGCACCGGATGAGGTGGAGCTGGTGCTAGCCTTCCTGACGCGCGCACCCGGCCTGCAGCCCGACGCACGCAGCAGGATGGGCGCGAAGCTGGTGGAGAAGCTGGGCGGACTCGCGGACGAGGAGAAGGCCGCGGTGCTCGCCTCCCCGGAAGCCACCGAGTCCTACCTGCGGGCTCGCGTGCGGGCGGAGCGCTGA
- the fruA gene encoding response regulator transcription factor FruA: MANNQAAIRVSILEGPWAAWENLADGLRGEGVAVTSVTRDVRLFLDGLGTDPPQVAVMDVEGDSEAAVGCSVTEGINLLREARKRRLEVRMLLLSAVSAPEVISQCFDEGASGYLFRKGLGTSAVSSAINSLVRGERLFPVQLLRNDFEHPPVTSPTASVLLALTQREREVLAYVAGGADNLKIAAHLQIAERTVKSHVTQLYRKLGAENRTQLALRACHLGVRPPPDL; this comes from the coding sequence ATGGCAAACAATCAAGCTGCGATTCGTGTATCCATTCTCGAGGGACCGTGGGCGGCGTGGGAGAACCTCGCCGATGGCCTTCGTGGTGAGGGAGTGGCGGTGACCTCGGTGACGAGGGACGTGCGCCTCTTCCTCGATGGGCTGGGAACCGATCCGCCGCAGGTGGCGGTGATGGATGTGGAGGGAGATAGCGAGGCGGCCGTGGGCTGCTCGGTGACGGAAGGCATCAACCTTCTCCGGGAGGCACGCAAGCGGCGGCTGGAGGTCCGCATGCTGTTGCTATCGGCGGTGAGCGCTCCGGAGGTCATCTCCCAGTGCTTCGACGAAGGCGCCTCGGGATACCTGTTCCGAAAGGGATTGGGCACGTCCGCGGTGTCGTCCGCCATCAACTCGCTGGTGCGAGGTGAGCGGCTCTTCCCGGTGCAGCTGCTGCGCAATGACTTCGAGCATCCACCCGTGACGTCACCCACCGCGAGCGTGCTGTTGGCGCTCACGCAACGGGAGCGGGAGGTGCTGGCGTATGTCGCGGGCGGCGCGGACAACCTGAAGATCGCCGCGCACCTGCAAATCGCCGAGCGCACGGTGAAGTCCCACGTCACGCAGCTCTACCGGAAGCTCGGAGCGGAGAATCGCACCCAGCTCGCGCTGCGCGCCTGTCATCTCGGGGTCCGTCCGCCACCAGACCTCTGA
- a CDS encoding MbtH family protein: MADEREDTTIYKVVVNHEEQYSIWPADRENALGWKDAGKQGLKAECLEYIKQVWTDMRPLSLRKKMEEAALKN; encoded by the coding sequence ATGGCGGACGAGCGAGAGGACACGACGATCTACAAGGTCGTCGTCAACCACGAGGAGCAGTACTCCATCTGGCCGGCGGACCGCGAGAACGCGCTCGGCTGGAAGGATGCGGGCAAGCAGGGACTCAAGGCCGAGTGCCTCGAGTACATCAAGCAGGTCTGGACGGACATGCGCCCGCTGAGCCTGCGCAAGAAGATGGAAGAAGCGGCGCTGAAGAACTGA